GGCGCTCGACCCGGCGAGCCGGGGCGCGCTCTTCCTGGCGCTCGTGCTGGTGCTCGCCGGCTTCGGCTACAAGATCGCCTCGGTGCCGTTCCACATGTGGGCGCCCGACGTGTACACGGGCGCGCCCATCCCCGTGACCGCGTTCCTCGCCGTCGGCTCGAAGGCCGCCGGCTTCGCCCTGCTGCTCCGCTTCTTCCACTTCGGCGTCGGCCACGAGGGGCCGGCGCCGGCAGTGGCGCAGGTCCCGATCCCCCAGCTCGCGAGCATCATCTGCGTCGCCACCATGACGCTCGGGAACCTGGCCGCGCTCTCGCAGACCAACATGAAGCGGCTGCTCGCCTACTCCTCGATCGCGCACGCGGGCTACGCGCTGCTCGGGTTCGTCGTCTTCGCCGACAAGGGGGTGGAGGCGCTCCTCTTCTATCTCGTCGCCTACTACCTGATGAACCTGGGCGCGTTCTGGGTCGTGATGCTGATCGCCAACGCGACCGGGCGCGAGGACCTGGACGGCTACCGCGGGCTCGCCTGGCGCGGCGGCGCCGCGCCCGCGCTGGCGCTCGGCGTCTTCCTCTTCTCGCTCGCCGGTCTCCCGCCGCTCGCCGGCTTCGTCGGCAAGTTCAACGTCTTCGCCGCCGGCGTGCAGGCGCAGCTCTACGTGCTGGTGGTGATCGGGCTCCTGAACAGCGTGATCTCGCTCTACTACTACGCGCGGGTCGTGAAGACGATGTTCCTGGACGACCCCACGGCCGACGACCCGGCGCTGCGCTTCGGAGCGAACGAGCTGGGGCCCGTGGGCGTGCTCTCGCTCGCGACCCTCGTCCTCGGCGTCAACTTCAACTGGCTGCTCCGCTGGGTCGAGGTCGCGGGCAGGGTCTTCACCGGCTGAGGGTGGGCGTCCGGTGGCGGCCGGGACCCTCTACGTCGTCGCCACCCCGATCGGCAACCTGGAGGACGTGACCCTGCGCGCGCTCCGTGTGCTCCGCGAGGTCGACCTCATCGCCGCCGAGGACACGCGCCGCACGCGGACGCTGCTCGGGCGCCACGGCATCGCGCGCCCGCTCACCAGCTACTACGACGCCGTCGAACGCGACCGCGCGCCCGCCATCGTCGCACGGCTGCAGGCCGGCGCCTCGGTGGCGCTCGTCTCCGACGCCGGCACGCCCGGGATCGCGGATCCGGGCTATCACCTGGTGCGGGGTGCGCTGGCCGCCGGCGTGCCGGTCGTCCCCGTGCCCGGGCCCTCGGCCCTGACCGCCCTCGTGTCGGTGGCGGGCTTCCCGGCCGAGCGCTTCGTCTTCGAGGGCTTCCTGCCCAGCCGGCCCGGGCCGCGGGCGGCCCGCCTCGCGGCGCTCGCGCACGAGCCGCGCGCGCTCGTCTTCTTCGAGGCGGCGCGGCGGCTCGCGCCCTTCCTCGCCGCGGCCGAGGCCGCGCTCGGCGACCGCGAGGCGGCCCTCGCGCGCGAGCTCACCAAGCGGCACGAGGAGATCCTGCGCGGCAGCCTCTCCGAGCTGCGCGAGCGGGTGGCCCGCCGCGCGTCGCTCCGCGGCGAGGTGACCGTCCTGGTGGCGGGCGCGCCCGAGGCGGAGCCGGCGCGTGACGTGGCCTCCATCGACGAGGAGCTGCGCGCCGGCCGCGCCGCCGGGCGCGGGCTCCGCGAGCTGGCGGCCGAGATCGCACGCCGCACGGGGATGAGCCGCCGTGAGGTCTACCGGCGCGGGCTCGCGCTCGAGCGGGGGTGAGGTGTGGGCGTGGCGTATCCGACGGAACGCTCAGCAGTCGGGTATGCAGGTGGGATGAGGCCCTTCGTGGTGCTCATCGGCCGTGCTGCGGCGGCCGCAGCCCATTGACGGCGCCCACCGGCAGTGCTCTGAGGCTTCCGCCGAATGGTCGGCACCAACATGGGGACACGGAGGATCGCCATGAATCGATGCAGCTGGTGGATCGCGCTCGCCGCGGGTGTCATCTTCACCCTGTCGGCCCTTCCCGTCGGTGCGGCGAGCACGAAGACCTTCATCGCGCTCATGAACGGCGGTCAGGAGACCCCGCCCACCACGAGCGACGCGCTCGGCGTGGCCTTCCTGACGTTCGACGAGGCGACGAAGATGCTCTGCTACTCGATCAGCTTCACCACGCTGACGAGCGCCGAGGCTGCGGCGCACGTGCACGGGCCGGCCACGCCCGGACAGTCGGCCGCGGTTCTGTTCCCCCTCACGCCGGTTCCGGGCAATCCCAAGAACGGCTGCGTGGGACCGCTCACGAGCGGGGCCCTCAAGAAGGAGCTCAAGAAGGGCCTCATGTACCTCAACATCCACACCACCCAATTCCCGAACGGCGAGATCCGGGGCCAGATCATCCCGACGGGTCGATGACGGCGCCTGCTCACCGGCAGGCAAAGAGCCTGCAGGTGAACGCGCAGGGGATCGCGCCCACATCGCACTGCGCCATCCTGAGGGCGTCGCCGATGTTGCAGGCGCCGTCGCCGTTCACGTCGCACGCCTCGGGGTGGGCGAGCTGGCTACACTGGCGGACCCCCACGTCGAGCTGGGCCACGACCAGCGCGTCCCCGATGTTGACGACCCCGTCCCCGGTCACGTCGCCGCATTTGGTAGCGGCGATCGTGGTGGTCGTCGTGGTGACGGCCGCGCAGACCGCGGGGTCGGTCGGGTCGGCGTCGTCGAAGTCGAGGCAGCCGTCCATGTCGCGGTCGATGCCGATCCGGATCCCGGAGCCGGGCGGCACGCAGGTGTAGGTCACCTCCTGGCCCGGCGTGGTCGCGAGGTTGCGCACCTGCGCGTCGGTGAGCAGTGGATCCGCCGCCCGGTCGGTCTTGAACGTGGTGGTCGCCCCGGCGACCCGGACCGCGCCGCGCGGGACGCCGCCGACGCTGCCCTTCACCACCACGTCGCACTCGTTCTGCCCGGCGCGCGCCAGCAGCAGATCGATGCGGGGCCCGACGGTCGCCGCGTTGGTGCTCGTGAGGGTGATCTGCTGGCCGACGATCGGGGCGAGGTTGCTGTCGAAGGCCAGCATGAACTGCTCCACCTGGCGGCGCGTCGTGTCGCCGCCGTTCGGGTCGAACCCGCCGTTGAAGACGGTCGCGTTGTGGAACCGGAAGAGCGTGTCGACGCTGCCGTCGTGCAGGAAGCCGAAGCCCCGCACCTGCGGGCCCTGGTTGCCGTTGTTGCCGGCATTGATGGCGCTGTTCAGGGCGGGCATGCCGAACATCCCGATCTTCTGGTACGCGTTCCTCAGGTGCGGGACCTTGAAGTCCTGGGTCTCGGCCTCGAAGCTCGAGAAGCCGTCGGTCCCGAAGAAGCCCAGGCTCGGGTCGAGGCGGTGGCAGCCGTTGCAGGTCTGGACGGTGTCGGAGGTGATGTTGAAGTAGAAGTTGCGCCCGGCCTGCTGATCGGCGGTGAGCGAGTTGTCCAGGCGGCGGATCGGGTTCGGCGGATAGGTCACCTGCAGGATGAAGTCGGCGAACCGCTGCATCTCGGTGCTGCTGATGGCCCCGGCCTTTCCGACCAGCCCGTCGAAGGCGACGATGAACTTTAGGAAGGCGCCGTTCTCGTCGAGCGGGTCGCCGCCCGCGTCGTTCCCGGCCGTCCGGTCGCCCCGCCAGTGCATCGGCCCGGCGTTCGCGAGCCCGCGGAGGCTCTGCGTGGTCATCGGCCCCTTGAGTGCGCGGAAGTTCCGGTTCTCGCCCACGGTGAGGCGAAAGGGGTTCGGGTTGTTCAGCGTGCCCGTCGGCGGGAACGCGTCCGGGTTGCCGAGGTCCCAGGCGAGGCCGTCGAAGTCGCCGAAGACGTGGCAGGAGGCGCACGAGGCCTCCCCATTGTCCGAGGTCCCGAGCGCATCGTAGAGGACCCGCCGGCCC
The sequence above is drawn from the Deltaproteobacteria bacterium genome and encodes:
- the rsmI gene encoding 16S rRNA (cytidine(1402)-2'-O)-methyltransferase; this translates as MAAGTLYVVATPIGNLEDVTLRALRVLREVDLIAAEDTRRTRTLLGRHGIARPLTSYYDAVERDRAPAIVARLQAGASVALVSDAGTPGIADPGYHLVRGALAAGVPVVPVPGPSALTALVSVAGFPAERFVFEGFLPSRPGPRAARLAALAHEPRALVFFEAARRLAPFLAAAEAALGDREAALARELTKRHEEILRGSLSELRERVARRASLRGEVTVLVAGAPEAEPARDVASIDEELRAGRAAGRGLRELAAEIARRTGMSRREVYRRGLALERG
- a CDS encoding NADH-quinone oxidoreductase subunit N; translated protein: MGTTESLAYFHPELVLAAAILAVIFVDLALTGRAGRQASEWPGNLALAGVGAALVLTRGLRPLDVRGAWLFNGMIVLDAFSVFFKVLLGLALLAVVWMSLSSREIRAQPNEGEYYALLLSSGLGMFLMASAGTLLMAYLSLEFVSLTSYVLTGFLRHNRRSGEAALKYLIYGGVASGAMIYGMSWVFGLTGAMDYAGIARGVAALDPASRGALFLALVLVLAGFGYKIASVPFHMWAPDVYTGAPIPVTAFLAVGSKAAGFALLLRFFHFGVGHEGPAPAVAQVPIPQLASIICVATMTLGNLAALSQTNMKRLLAYSSIAHAGYALLGFVVFADKGVEALLFYLVAYYLMNLGAFWVVMLIANATGREDLDGYRGLAWRGGAAPALALGVFLFSLAGLPPLAGFVGKFNVFAAGVQAQLYVLVVIGLLNSVISLYYYARVVKTMFLDDPTADDPALRFGANELGPVGVLSLATLVLGVNFNWLLRWVEVAGRVFTG
- a CDS encoding CHRD domain-containing protein, encoding MVGTNMGTRRIAMNRCSWWIALAAGVIFTLSALPVGAASTKTFIALMNGGQETPPTTSDALGVAFLTFDEATKMLCYSISFTTLTSAEAAAHVHGPATPGQSAAVLFPLTPVPGNPKNGCVGPLTSGALKKELKKGLMYLNIHTTQFPNGEIRGQIIPTGR